Proteins from one Lycium ferocissimum isolate CSIRO_LF1 unplaced genomic scaffold, AGI_CSIRO_Lferr_CH_V1 ctg2235, whole genome shotgun sequence genomic window:
- the LOC132043252 gene encoding uncharacterized protein LOC132043252 has protein sequence MGICNSCESTSVATAKLILQDGRLQEFSYPIKASYLLQKDPTIFICNSDEMDFGDMISAINGDEELQLGQLYFALPLKRLRRRLRADEMAALAMKASSALKRSSSSCCRDKCGCRNKEFVFFEGKGGGKVARKVADGSLRKGRSSGGGSGRRGKHTTRLSAIPE, from the coding sequence ATGGGTATATGCAATTCGTGTGAATCTACATCTGTTGCTACGGCAAAATTAATACTACAAGATGGAAGATTACAAGAGTTCTCATATCCCATAAAAGCTTCATATCTCTTACAAAAAGATCCAACCATTTTCATTTGTAACTCGGATGAAATGGACTTTGGGGATATGATTTCCGCCATAAATGGTGATGAAGAGCTTCAATTAGGTCAACTGTATTTTGCTCTGCCTTTGAAGAGGCTAAGAAGGAGGCTTAGGGCGGATGAAATGGCAGCGTTAGCAATGAAGGCTAGTTCTGCATTGAAAAGAagtagtagtagttgttgtAGAGATAAATGTGGGTGTCGTAATAAGGAGTTTGTATTTTTTGAAGGGAAGGGCGGTGGCAAAGTGGCGAGGAAAGTGGCAGATGGTTCATTGAGAAAAGGGAGGAGTAGTGGTGGTGGTAGTGGAAGGAGAGGGAAGCACACAACGAGGTTGAGTGCAATACCGGAGTAG
- the LOC132043253 gene encoding uncharacterized protein LOC132043253 isoform X2 — translation MMKVTISLTIDITIVNSWNSHASALANLGAKSSITKLLTWITDPLSPGILRFDCSHQLGSGSPSEFGQKSFFLAGVVNAITQELCSNTLECVINRLKMAAQNFLSLETSGRSSQDRRETL, via the exons ATGATGAAG GTGACGATATCCTTAACTATTGATATTACTATTGTAAATTCTTGGAACTCGCATGCTTCAGCTTTGGCTAATTTAGGAGCCAAATCATCAATAACCAAACTTCTAACCTGGATCACGGATCCATTAAG CCCAGGTATCCTAAGATTTGATTGCTCCCATCAATTGGGAAGTGGCAGCCCTTCCGAATTTGGACAAAAATCTTTTTTCCTTGCTGGTGTGGTTAATGCAATAACTCAG GAGTTGTGTAGCAATACTCTTGAGTGTGTTATCAATAGGTTGAAAATGGCAGCTCAAAATTTTCTTTCGCTCGAAACAAGTGGAAGGAGCTCACAAGATAGGAGAGAGACGTTATGA
- the LOC132043253 gene encoding uncharacterized protein LOC132043253 isoform X1 yields the protein MNEHWPSPKPELGFQIVTISLTIDITIVNSWNSHASALANLGAKSSITKLLTWITDPLSPGILRFDCSHQLGSGSPSEFGQKSFFLAGVVNAITQELCSNTLECVINRLKMAAQNFLSLETSGRSSQDRRETL from the exons ATGAACGAGCATTGGCCTTCTCCCAAACCAGAATTAGGGTTTCAAATT GTGACGATATCCTTAACTATTGATATTACTATTGTAAATTCTTGGAACTCGCATGCTTCAGCTTTGGCTAATTTAGGAGCCAAATCATCAATAACCAAACTTCTAACCTGGATCACGGATCCATTAAG CCCAGGTATCCTAAGATTTGATTGCTCCCATCAATTGGGAAGTGGCAGCCCTTCCGAATTTGGACAAAAATCTTTTTTCCTTGCTGGTGTGGTTAATGCAATAACTCAG GAGTTGTGTAGCAATACTCTTGAGTGTGTTATCAATAGGTTGAAAATGGCAGCTCAAAATTTTCTTTCGCTCGAAACAAGTGGAAGGAGCTCACAAGATAGGAGAGAGACGTTATGA